A window of Castanea sativa cultivar Marrone di Chiusa Pesio chromosome 8, ASM4071231v1 genomic DNA:
TGAGGGTTTATGTCTTTTTGGATACATTTTAggtgggggaggggggattCAAACCCTAGACGTCTCCGTTGGAAAGACCAAGAAATGCCATTTGACTTAGAGGTCAGTGGCATTTGTTGTGAGGGTAATGTTAATAGTTTTACTAATATAATTGATATATTTATCAATGGAAGGCCCACTTGTGCTTGGACCATGGAAATTCTAACATAAATTCAACCTCAATGTACCCTTTAGTGGTTTTGATTGAGTGGGgacttgaaattgaatttttcagAAAACTGTGCAGTGACcttgaaaatttaattcaaaaattgaaaataaaaattgtcaatGCGTTTATTCTTATGATTGTGAATGCATTATTCAAGTTTGAGATTTTATAGTTGTTAATCAAGTTCATTGTTCGATAAGAAGATGATATAGGATTGGAAGTTTGGAACATCGGTTCCTATTAGCATGTCATAATATAAACTTGATAACATAACTTTTAATCCATAGCGATCACATCAATCGTTGATGTTGCATAGCAAATTCAAATTACTTTAATTAAATTGTGGAAgttgttttcttctttgtttattCTTGGTAACATGCTTAAAATGAGGTATATCAGTCAATACTCAAAGCTACTTTTGGAAGGATGGTTTGCATGTTTTAAAAGCTTCCACCCTTCACCACGAATTACaacatatatttgtaatttattatgacctgtgggggaaaaaaagtaaacaGAGTTGTCAAATGTAAAAGAGGTAGTCACCAGGTGCTAAGGCAAGGTGAGGGATGCACCTGTGATGCCTTTTGAGCTTTAAGGCAAGGAACACTCTCCTTTGGCTCTGAAGTGAGCACATTTgagcattttttattatttaagaactttcttttttaatctttcaagAGATGAGTGGCAACCTTGTGGCCAACCTAACCTGCCTTCTTTACTGAtctaattttagaattttcaattATGTTATGTTCTAAAAGTCACCGTGTTCCATCTTTTTGTAAAACAGGTATTAAATGCAGGCAAAAATAAGCTTAGATCAATGGATGGGATCAAATCTCTTGTGAGCTTACGTGCATTAATTTTGAATGGTGAGCTTTGTGAAACTTAATGTAACCAATTGCATTGTTGTAGTAGTTTTGCAAGTTTATAGTTGAATGCGGTTGGGTTAGTTGCCATTAGGTTTTACTAGCTAAAGGCAAGTACAATGGGCCTTTCTTTAGAAAGGTTCCCTacattatctatatatatatatatatatatatgaatgtgatgagaaacataatttttctctgtgtctttatttattttcaccAATGCCTTTTATTCTGGGTTGCACAGATAATGAGATTATCTCCATTTGCAAGCTTGATCGAATGAGCGACTTGAATACTCTTGGTATGACTTCATGATTCTTAAATATGATgtctaaattttgtttaatgttCGTAATTTTCTTGCACTTTACTGGCAATTAACAATCTATATTTGATTGacatttattttgatttgtttttgtttggagtgattttttttattgttaatgtCATAAAATGTGAAGAGGCACAATTCAAATACACAGAAAGTATACATGAGATACACCAACATTGCAAGTAAAAGctgaagaaaaagtaaaaagtatcAAGAAATACAAGCAAggtagaaaaggaaaaacaggCAATGGCAACCACCCAATGCATAATTCCTGTAATTCTTCCTCTCTTGGATGGATAGATCCTCTTCCAACCAGCCGACCTTCGTTCTAtattcacaataatttcatcCTGATATTGCTTTGAAAGAAGCACCCAATGGAAGACCCAAGATTTCATGATTAAGTTGGAGACCTTCCATCCCGAATGAGAGCCTATATATCCACATAGGCCTTGAAACGACTTTGAAATGTAGGAATACACATCTCAAGTAACAAATATGATATGTATCTGACATATGTATGTGTCATCTGCAAATAGCAGATGGGATATGGTTAACATATCATTACTCATACAAGCATTGTAAAACCAGAAAGGTAAACCCCTGCTGTTGACATCATCCTACTCAAGGCCTCATGACAATGAGAAAAAGTAAAGGAGACATGGATCGCCTTGTCTCAATCCACAAGATCAATTGAAGAAACCACTTGGAGTGCCATTTATCAAAGCAGAAAAGTGTATTTAgggattcttttacttgctTATATAGTGCAAATTGATCTAGTATACGGCCAAAGTGGGACTCAGGACTATGCTGTGACTGGGTATCATAAGTCTTCTTATGCATCTGTCTTTGGTGTTCTGCAATAGAGTGGGACCACCTCTGGAGGCAGGTATTCAGGCAAAATATGGGGTAATCAGTGGATTGGTTGAGGTCACATGGGGAGGTAGATCATTAGAAGTGGTTTGAagtatattttctaaatttatcaGATATCAAATCAAGGGTGGTAGTCATCTTTGGTTTTGGCATGATTTGTAGTATAGAGAAGTCCCTTAGAAAATTTTCACTCTTACACAAAAAAGTTATGGGCTGGTATTTGTAGGCAAAAGCTGCCCAAGTCACATGTTTCCCAACTAATTTAActtataaaaaagataaaaataaaataaaatctttcaCTTTCAGGTGGATAGGAATGTGATACTTTGTAGTTGGTTGGTAGGGCTGGTCTAGGTCAATTCAGGTTTGGGAACTTGAGTcatttacttctttttaatTCAATACTTTAAAGTTAATTGCTCTCTTATTCTACAAAAAACATTCTTGATTAATAGTTTAATTGCTTAATAAATACAGATAATTTGGTTTGGGGAAGTTGAATAATACTTGGTAGCCTTTCACCAATGAGCTCTAACTCAAATGGGACCTCCCCCATTGTAAGAGCATGGGAGGGTGAGGTCATGTTACTTACCAACtgaaaaaataatacttttttggCCTTTGGGATTATGATGCAGTTCTTTCTAGAAATCCAATCCATGAAATTGGGGAATCTCTAGTGAAGGTGAAGTCTATCACAAAGGTAAGAAGTTTCTATGGCCTCAGCAGTAACTTCACCTGATATGGCTTTCGCTCTTACAACCTTTCTTTGGTTCCAGCTCTCCCTCTCTAATTGTCAACTTCATACTATTGGCTCTTCACTCAAGTACTGTACTGAATTGAAAGAGCTCCGACTTTCCCACAATAATATCAGGGTATGCATTCCAGATCATTCTATCTCTTCTACCAAGCATGCTTTCCTCAAATGAAAACTTCTTCAAAGTTATCCTCATGTAATTGCTTTTGTcatctttgttgtttttttcctttgatgtaTCTCTACTTTGCTGTAGCTTATTTTGCTCCTTAAATTCTAACCACATTTTTGTCCTCTCTGAACTGCTCAGACTCTTCCGGCTGAGTTGGCTCGGAATGAGAAACTCCAGAATTTGGACTTGGGGAATAATGCCATCATAAGGTGGTCAGATCTGGAGGTCAGATACAGGGAGCTGAAATTGTCTCTTCTCTGTTTTGCCTTTTTCctttggaaaacattttaccacctttttttttttttttgctaaaattgtaGGTGCTGGCTTCATTAGTTAATCTGAAAAATCTCAATCTACAAGGAAACCCTGTTGCTGAAAAGGATAAATTAGCAAAAAAGGTAATAATCTGTCATTTCTCAAGCTGCCCACCTCCCCCTTTCTCCTCTCTGATCtgtatttaaatcaaatatttcTGCCTTGGCATGATTCTTATTGAAGCAATTTAATCTGCAGATCAAAGAAGTTCTACCAAATTTGAAGATATTCAACACTAAACTGGCAGATAAGTACACCAGTAACAGTGATGGAGTTGATAAAGCTGATGATTCTTATGTAAATTCTACTAACAAGGCGGAAGTTCAGAAGGACAAGAAAAGAGACGACTTCATGAAGAACAAACATCATGTAATGGCTCAAAGCAAAGATGGTCCTATTGAGATTGATAATGTTGAAGGTATAAATGTGGAGAAGTTGAAGCGAAAAAGGCAGAAAACTAGTGACAACGTGTCTGAAAAAGTAGTTTTGGTTCACGAGGATGAGAAAAGAGGTGACATCAAGAAAAAGAACTCCAACTATCATCTCAAGGATCTAGGCGAAGATAGTCCTCTTGATAATGCTATAGGTGGTGATGTTGAgaagaaattgaagaagaaaaggccGAACACAAATGACATTTCGTCAGAAAAAGAAACTTTCGTGTGCGAGGATGAGAGAAGAGATGATATTAAGAAACTCAACTCTGAACATCACGTTGTGGAACTAAGTAAAGACAATGCCGAAGATGTTCATGTAGAGAAAGAATCTAGGCATAAGAAGCAGAAGAGTGACAAGCTCTCAAAGAAACAAGTTCCAGTCCATGAGGAGGTTGATGCCAAGGTTGAAAAGAAACTAAAGAAAACGAATACAAGGCAAGGTGCACTTGATGTTATTGATGATCCAGAAGCTTCATTTATGGAGATCTTTGCACCTGACAATGCAGAAAATTCCAAATATGATGATAATAGGAAGATAGCTAACAAAgctattaaagacatgaagacgTTGGATGGCTTAGTTTCCATCTCCGTAAAGAAAAAGAGAGCTAAAAGCCATGGTGTTGACACTGCACCCCACATATCCCCCACACTTGAAATTGGACTTGGTGGACCTTCAACATGGGGTGACGAATGACTGCACTGTGAAGGGGTTTGCAAATGCTTTTGGAAATTGGCTACTCCTTTGACATGTTGGGCGAGCTTTGAATTCATTGTCTTGTTTAAAAATGGGCTCATGACTCAAAAGTTGAGTTGCACCGTACACATCATACTCGCACTGTGACCAATTGCAAGTATGATACTATAATTTTGTTACAAGAATATTATCCTCCGAGCATgcgtggattttttttaattttttatttagtaaagaTTAATGATTTACATTTATTacaatttagaaatatatatttttattatttttttaaacacataaaaaagataaactttagaaataagtaataactgtaatttcttttttgaaagtgaaggaaaaaaattttatattttaggtatttttttttaattcaaaataaaaattgttatttgttacccttaaacaaataaaaatataaaatttagaaataaacagttgtaattttttctttgaacatgaaaggaaaaaaaaaattctaagttttaagaattttttttttgaattcaaaatgaaattagttatttgacatttatgattatatttttaaatgaagttaacaattcattaataaatatgtttttgaactatataaaagtttttttttttttttttttttttcccctttttgagAATGCACGTAAAAGTTCAATTGATAGAGATGAATCCTCCTATATACATGGTATAGATGAAAGTTTATTCTAAACGAAACTCTATTACCAAAGTTTCTATAAACTTAATTActtattatttagtttaaaagTTACAACTCAATGTCAAAAGTTTCAACCACCCAACTAGAATGGTACCTCTCCCCTTGTGGGTCAGTCTGGGTTCGAGTGTCCGTGAGCACTGAGCACTAGTCCCACCGACCTTattatatccaaaataaatattatcaacatattaaaatattatcaaaaagtTCTAACATATTTAAAAtctgttttttaaaaaagtatctTATAATCTATTATAATCTGTGGTTTTGATAAGAACTGAGTGATACTTACGTGTATTGATCACGTttgttcacttttttcttttataatgatgaattattttatttacatatCATTCTTGATTAGTTGGCACGAGCCAAAGTTGCAAATCAGCTAATTGGCACgagcttcatcttcttcttttttttttaattttttaaaaagctacTTGGCACGAGCCAACCACTAGTCTACACATGTCATTCTGGTCTCCATTAAGTAATAAGCGGTTCTAACAAACATGCTCCGAACAAATTTATGCATTTAAAACACACAGATTGTGTGTGAACAATGCTCGAGAGGgatatttccaaaaacaaaatttgcatttacaatattattattattattattattattattattgtaatgACGCAGCCTGGTGCCTACGCCTAAATGGAAAATGatctaggcccaaagagcctaatataatgaatttgtagagagtagaCTGAAAAACTAGGCTCTAATGAATCAAACAATAGTTGTAGTGAGCttagatgaaaagaaaacaataataaaatagttttgcTCAAAGTAAATCGTCTTCGACACTATTCGAGAAGACCaagtcttatatatatatcctttgaatttggttacaagtACAGTTCTTGGTACTACGAtgttctctttctttcctttttttatccCCATCCCTTTATAAGGaacttctttctctattatatacTCTGTTTTTCTTTATCTTCACCCTCCATGTGTAGGGCGAGCTGCTGGATTTTatccttgtcccatcagcaccttttTGGAGTCTTTGAGAGTAGTTATAAGGTTGCTGGCTACTGCttaggtatcacctccacattaatgcagtTAGAGAGTTAGTTGCAGAgtatttaatgcggtggtagcaacttttcttttgatatttttcaGTTCTCCTTTGTCCTATGCTCCCCTGATACTCATCCTTACCAGTAGAATCTTTCGGACGGTTGCTCTTAATGGCAGATCGAACCCTCTGACCTTTGTCTTGATTAGCCGAGGAGGCATTCCTCCTTGGACTACCTCCCCAAGCTTTCCCACTCATAATTTGTTCGTGGCGCTTTGATTCGCACTTTTTCCCTATTATCTTCTGGTCCTTGGACTAATAGACGTCCTCGGACAAGGCCCACGACCCAATATACAACTATGGGTTATTTATCCctacaattattattactatttcacacaaaaaaatacCGTAAAAACATATCCCacttaaacaaagaaaatattcaactaaataataatattgccATTTTAGAAATACTAGTAGTTCgtgattattttttatgcacCCAACAGAATTTTAAGCTCGTAGATCATGACTATTTCCAGGGCGGAGCTATGCAATGGGgtggggggccatggcccccccaaattttgaattttttaaaaatatatataattattttaatatttttaaaatttagtctaaaaaataagaattggCCCCCCAATATTTGAATTAGACCAATGatgcttttataaaaaataattagtctAATAGttatatagatataattttattttttttcaattctattttttattgtaaaatgtgtttttaaatctgttaaatatatgataaagttTGGCACTaaatatgtttgaatttatcttttttttaacctGTTATGTGGCGATTAACAAGTaattgactcattaaaaaaaaaatttgtcattaaAACTACACACGAAATGTCTCTTTAGTTACCCCATAATAGGTTAGAGCAAGAtagtttcaaatatgtttgaaaCTTAACTTATTCCTCCAAGTGTTGAATCATTcacatttttgaaaatttcattagttcaattaaaatattttttttacttacttaagtataaaatttgataatttgtattgaaaatgataaaaatgaattttattttatgaatgattgctatcaaacataattttaattgaaaatactaaattttttttttggttgaatatatatatatatatatatatatatatatatatatatatgtgtgtgtgtgtgtgtttggagtTGTCTTGATAAATACACCTcgccccaaacaaaaatttttggCTCACTCTGATAATTTCCTCGTTAGTTTGTTGACTTTGTTCAACCTTTTCTCACTGCTAGGATATCATGACAAATATCTCATAATATGTGGCACAGGAAGTCAGCAATTGCGGTGCTGTTACTAGACTGTCAAAATGACCCTTTGTTGTATCTAAATTTGGATAAGATGAGACATTTAAAATGTGGGGACAAATTTGAAGTTATCGTTCCATCCCCGTCAGCGTTGTAATCATAACAATGTGCACGAGTTATAATGCAGGACAAGGTGCCCGTTAATTAGGCGCTACACAATTTGTGAATTCAATACGATACGATACGACATAAAATTAGTAGGTtatgaattaaaatttaatgggttcgtgtcatatttggGTTGACATGACTGatccgtttaataaacaagttgacttatctgacccgtttaatttaatgacattttaccaatataccttTCAAATTCTATGCATATAAACTTACTAcatattatgatttattatttgtgatattgagatatattttagttttaaatgattatttgaGATGCAGTTACTCATTAgttctatattttatattaaaaatatttatttgtttgttttggcataatttttttcttcattttgataaaatctgataaatagGTCAACACGAGTGATccgtttaataaataggtcgtgttagggttgagaaatcttgatctgtttaataaacatgcCGGATTAGTGTTGACTTATATAGTCGGATACTCATGAGTTGATACGACATAAACCTGACActcgaacacgaattgccaccttTACCATTAACAACAATTTTttcgacttttttttttcctgataacttttttgtcttttttgaagTTTTATGACATTTTTTCAGCTTTATAAGTacttttatgtctttttctttcatttatctcatttttttttattacataaaactCACATTAAGGAAACCTTAACAAGCACCACatggtgcttgttaacatttcccaataTTTATAACCCTACTTCTTAtaggagaaataaaaaaaaatccttgtcCTTTTGCCAATGGTACTCAGCTTTGTTGCCAACTATAAGCGGTGCTAATCAATTCATGTATATCTTCAGCAACTCAATCCCAAATATTTGGTCTCatattcacccaaaaaaaatattattaagagTCGAGCTTAGTAACGTAAGCTTATAACTAAGTTGGAACATAAAAGTGGTTGCATGTATGTTATGATTGGATAGGGTGAATGTGGTTAGTCTACTTGTTTGTTTACCATTGAGTCAATCTTCAATGTGTCTGGTTGCTCTTGGGTTAAAGGGCACCTCCCACCCACATTGGATGGGCAGC
This region includes:
- the LOC142607954 gene encoding uncharacterized protein LOC142607954, coding for MTRLSSEQALKESKTSDPNSVTSLKLSCKALSDVSCLSDFTNLERLDLSFNNLTSLQVLEACVNLKWLAVVQNKLESLNGIEALSKLTVLNAGKNKLRSMDGIKSLVSLRALILNDNEIISICKLDRMSDLNTLVLSRNPIHEIGESLVKVKSITKLSLSNCQLHTIGSSLKYCTELKELRLSHNNIRTLPAELARNEKLQNLDLGNNAIIRWSDLEVLASLVNLKNLNLQGNPVAEKDKLAKKIKEVLPNLKIFNTKLADKYTSNSDGVDKADDSYVNSTNKAEVQKDKKRDDFMKNKHHVMAQSKDGPIEIDNVEGINVEKLKRKRQKTSDNVSEKVVLVHEDEKRGDIKKKNSNYHLKDLGEDSPLDNAIGGDVEKKLKKKRPNTNDISSEKETFVCEDERRDDIKKLNSEHHVVELSKDNAEDVHVEKESRHKKQKSDKLSKKQVPVHEEVDAKVEKKLKKTNTRQGALDVIDDPEASFMEIFAPDNAENSKYDDNRKIANKAIKDMKTLDGLVSISVKKKRAKSHGVDTAPHISPTLEIGLGGPSTWGDE